CAATACGGTCATTCCATACAAAAACGATATTTATTACCGCCTGCGTCCATCTCTGGCGATTGCAAAGGATAAAGTTTTGGATTTGAATGGCGAGCTTGGATTTCACCCGGGTCTTGCCGGAATGAAAAGTTTATACGACGATGGAAAGCTGGCGATTGTTCAGGGAGTCGGGTACCCGAATCCGGATCGCTCTCATTTTCGGTCCATGGAGATTTGGCAATCGGGAGTAGCGGAAAGTTTTGAAACAACCGGCTGGGTCGGCCGATTGTTCGATCACACTTGCAGCAACTCACATTTAGAAGAATGCAGTCCCACACTTGGCGTCAGTGTGGGCAGTACCTTAAATCCTGCTCTGCGAGGGCAAAGTGGAGCCGGGGTTGCAGTACAAGATCCCGAACAATTGTACCGCATGACGCAGCTTTATTCATCATCACATTCAAATTTACTCGACTTTGACGCTTCTCCAAAAGAAGAAGAATCGATGCTGAATTTTCTCCGCCGCACCGCAATGAATGCAGTGCTCAGCGCTGACCGAATCCGCAGCTCTGTTCGCAAAGTTCAAAATCATACCGATTACCCGCGAAATCAGTTTGCGCAGGGACTAAAATTGATGGCCGGGATGATTGCCGGCGGATTGGACACCCGAGTCTACTACATTTCTTTGACCGGATTTGACACCCACGCCAATCAGGCTAATTTGCATGAAAGACTCCTGCAAACACTCGCCGAAGGAATTGCCGCTTTTCAAACTGATCTTGAAAATCTGGGTCAAGCTGAACGGGTTTTGGGAATGACTTTTTCCGAATTCGGACGGCGGGTTGCAGAAAATGGCAGCCGCGGCACAGATCACGGCAAGGCAGCGCCCATGTTTATTTTTGGCTTGCCGGTAAAACCCGGCTTTGTCGGCGAGCATCCAGATTTGGAAGACCTTTACGACGGCGACTTGAAATTACATACGGACTTTCGTTCGGTTTATGCTGCGGTTCTCGAGGACTGGTTAAAAGTGGACTCGGAAGCGATCTTGGGCAGGAAATTTGATAAAGTAAAAATTGTTTAATGACTGCATTGATTTTTTTACGAAGGAAAGTCTCTTCTGCCGATAATCTTGAAAAGCTGAATTTTGAAAGTGAAGCGATTGAAGAAAACGATTAAAATAAATGGTTTGATTTTAGTGCTGCTTTTAGCAGGCAGTTCAAGCA
This sequence is a window from candidate division KSB1 bacterium. Protein-coding genes within it:
- a CDS encoding DUF1501 domain-containing protein translates to MAEQVKKLLTRREFLRKGLTLATATATVPTFLAKTAFSIENPYDSALVSSKPGIPDERVLVVVQLSGGNDGINTVIPYKNDIYYRLRPSLAIAKDKVLDLNGELGFHPGLAGMKSLYDDGKLAIVQGVGYPNPDRSHFRSMEIWQSGVAESFETTGWVGRLFDHTCSNSHLEECSPTLGVSVGSTLNPALRGQSGAGVAVQDPEQLYRMTQLYSSSHSNLLDFDASPKEEESMLNFLRRTAMNAVLSADRIRSSVRKVQNHTDYPRNQFAQGLKLMAGMIAGGLDTRVYYISLTGFDTHANQANLHERLLQTLAEGIAAFQTDLENLGQAERVLGMTFSEFGRRVAENGSRGTDHGKAAPMFIFGLPVKPGFVGEHPDLEDLYDGDLKLHTDFRSVYAAVLEDWLKVDSEAILGRKFDKVKIV